Proteins encoded within one genomic window of Formosa agariphila KMM 3901:
- the asnS gene encoding asparagine--tRNA ligase, with protein MKPITISELLKQDASLHEVEVKGWVRTFRANRFIALNDGSSLQNIQCVVDFENTDEDILKRITTGAAVHIKGELAESQGKGQSVEIKVSSIEILGDSDPETYPIQPKKHSFEFLRENAHLRTRTNTFSAVMRLRSALSFAIHKYFNDNGFHYVHTPIITGSDAEGAGEMFRVTNLDAKNPPLTEDGNVDYSEDFFGKETNLTVSGQLEAETYAMSLGKVYTFGPTFRAENSNTSRHLSEFWMIEPEVAFMDLAGNMDLAEDFMKSVITYILENNAEDLEFLDQRLQDEDKKKPQAERNELTLLEKLRFVVDNNFKRVSYTEAIDILRNSKPNKKKKFKYIIDEWGADLQSEHERFLVEKHFKCPVILFDYPANIKAFYMRLNEDGKTVRAMDILFPGIGEIVGGAQREERLDVLKQKMAVLGLDEEELWWYLDLRKYGTAVHSGFGLGFERLVMFATGMTNIRDVIPFPRTPQNAEF; from the coding sequence ATGAAACCAATTACAATTTCAGAATTATTAAAACAAGACGCTTCTCTACATGAGGTAGAAGTTAAAGGTTGGGTAAGAACGTTTAGAGCGAACCGATTTATTGCCTTAAATGATGGGTCTTCATTACAAAACATTCAATGTGTTGTCGATTTCGAAAATACGGATGAAGACATCTTAAAGCGTATCACCACAGGTGCTGCAGTTCATATAAAAGGAGAATTAGCTGAAAGTCAAGGTAAAGGTCAGTCGGTAGAAATTAAAGTTTCATCTATTGAAATTTTAGGAGATTCAGATCCGGAAACTTACCCAATTCAGCCTAAAAAACACTCCTTCGAATTTTTAAGAGAGAATGCACATTTACGTACAAGAACCAATACATTTAGTGCTGTAATGCGTTTACGTTCGGCTTTATCTTTTGCCATTCATAAGTATTTTAACGACAATGGATTCCATTACGTACACACGCCAATTATTACTGGTAGTGATGCAGAAGGCGCAGGTGAAATGTTTAGAGTAACTAATCTAGATGCTAAAAATCCGCCACTTACTGAAGATGGAAATGTGGATTATTCTGAAGATTTCTTCGGAAAAGAAACAAACCTTACAGTATCTGGTCAATTAGAAGCAGAAACCTATGCCATGTCTTTAGGTAAAGTATATACCTTTGGACCTACATTTAGAGCAGAAAACTCTAACACCTCTAGACACCTGTCTGAATTCTGGATGATTGAACCTGAAGTTGCGTTTATGGACCTTGCCGGTAACATGGATTTAGCTGAAGATTTTATGAAATCTGTGATTACATATATCTTAGAAAATAATGCTGAAGATTTAGAGTTTTTGGATCAACGCTTACAAGACGAGGATAAGAAAAAACCACAAGCAGAACGTAATGAATTAACTTTATTAGAAAAATTACGTTTCGTAGTCGACAATAATTTTAAACGTGTAAGTTATACAGAAGCAATTGATATTTTACGCAATAGTAAACCAAACAAAAAGAAGAAATTTAAATATATCATTGACGAATGGGGTGCAGATTTACAGAGTGAACACGAACGTTTCCTAGTAGAAAAACACTTTAAATGTCCTGTAATCTTATTCGATTATCCAGCAAACATTAAAGCGTTCTATATGCGTTTAAACGAAGACGGTAAAACGGTTCGTGCCATGGATATCTTATTCCCTGGAATTGGAGAAATTGTTGGAGGTGCACAACGTGAAGAACGTTTAGATGTATTAAAACAAAAAATGGCTGTATTAGGATTAGATGAAGAAGAACTTTGGTGGTACCTTGACTTAAGAAAATATGGTACTGCAGTACACTCTGGTTTTGGTCTAGGATTTGAACGTCTAGTTATGTTTGCAACAGGAATGACAAACATTCGTGATGTAATACCGTTCCCAAGAACACCGCAGAACGCAGAATTTTAA
- a CDS encoding efflux RND transporter permease subunit — protein MIKQFTNGFWEGLARLILRNRIAMLIAIVFVTVLFSTQWKNIRFTFTEANLLPDHHEVNQTYNAFLDIFGEEGNMIVLGVKDSTFFTVEKLNAWNALAESFKSSEEIEAVISIKDLQKLIKNDSLKKFTLEPFIKDSLSSTKQLNTLQKELFTKYPFYDNFLFNRETKTIRTIISMDKSIVNTSARKDFVMDVLIPRIKTFEKETNIDVRISGMPYVRTLSSQNIVDEMGLFVGAALLVTSLIFFFFFRSFRATFISLIVVSVGVMWTMGILGFFEYEITVLTAIIPPLIIVIGIPNCIFLINKYQQEVKSHGNKIKSLQRVITKVGNATLMTNFTTASGFATFILTESTLLKEFGIVASLSIVSIFILCLLIIPILYSFLPYPKERHLEHLNRRWINSFVGWMERMVRHRRITIYITSIILLIVSIIGIYQIKISGSLLEDMPQKTSFFRDIEFFEQEFDGIMPLELMIDTQRKKGVMKLSTLKKIDQLEESIIDIPELSRPLSVVSLVKYSKQAYYNGNPKYYQLPTSQESSFILSYAKNSSNDTKMLNSFVDSTGRYARITTFMKDIGTDKMEDIEDELQTKINKLFPEDRYKVTMTGKALVFQKGTTYLVKNLAISLSLAIILISLFMAYMFRSFKMIIISLLPNLLPLLVTAGLMGYLGVPLKPSTILVFSIAFGISVDDTIHFLAKYRQELQASNWKIKRSVYGALRETGVSMFYTSTVLFFGFSVFMISSFGGTVALGGLVSVTLLFAMLSNLLLLPSLLLSLERNIANKTVLREPAINIIPEESDDEEDENNINN, from the coding sequence ATGATTAAACAATTTACTAACGGCTTTTGGGAAGGTCTAGCTAGACTTATATTACGAAATAGGATTGCTATGTTAATTGCAATTGTTTTTGTGACTGTCCTTTTTAGCACGCAATGGAAAAATATACGATTTACATTTACCGAGGCTAATTTACTGCCCGACCACCATGAGGTAAACCAAACCTATAACGCCTTTCTAGATATTTTTGGTGAAGAAGGAAACATGATTGTCTTAGGGGTTAAGGACAGTACCTTTTTTACGGTGGAAAAACTTAACGCTTGGAATGCTCTAGCCGAATCGTTTAAATCGTCTGAAGAAATTGAAGCTGTAATCTCTATTAAAGATTTACAAAAATTAATAAAAAACGATAGCCTTAAAAAATTCACTTTAGAGCCTTTTATTAAAGATTCCTTATCGAGCACTAAGCAATTAAACACCTTACAAAAAGAATTATTTACAAAATATCCGTTTTACGATAATTTCCTTTTCAATAGAGAGACCAAGACGATTCGTACCATAATCTCTATGGATAAAAGTATAGTAAATACATCTGCACGAAAAGACTTTGTGATGGATGTACTTATTCCTAGAATTAAAACGTTCGAGAAAGAAACGAATATAGATGTTCGTATTTCGGGAATGCCTTATGTAAGAACATTAAGCTCTCAAAATATTGTAGATGAAATGGGTCTTTTTGTAGGTGCCGCTTTACTGGTAACTTCACTCATATTCTTTTTCTTCTTTAGATCCTTTAGAGCTACGTTCATATCGCTTATAGTGGTATCTGTTGGTGTAATGTGGACTATGGGTATTCTTGGCTTCTTTGAATATGAAATTACCGTTTTAACAGCCATCATTCCACCACTAATAATTGTTATTGGTATCCCGAACTGTATCTTCTTAATCAATAAATATCAGCAAGAAGTTAAGTCTCACGGAAATAAAATAAAATCGTTACAACGCGTTATTACCAAAGTTGGTAACGCTACGTTAATGACCAATTTCACCACAGCTTCCGGATTTGCTACTTTCATTCTAACAGAAAGTACATTATTGAAGGAGTTTGGTATTGTGGCCTCGTTAAGTATAGTTTCTATATTTATTTTATGTCTGCTAATTATCCCGATTTTATATTCCTTTTTACCTTACCCTAAAGAACGTCATTTAGAACATTTAAATAGACGTTGGATTAATTCTTTTGTAGGTTGGATGGAGCGTATGGTAAGACACAGACGCATCACGATTTACATTACATCGATTATTCTATTAATTGTGAGTATTATTGGAATTTATCAGATAAAAATTTCTGGTAGTTTATTAGAAGATATGCCTCAGAAAACGTCGTTCTTTAGAGATATTGAGTTTTTTGAACAAGAGTTTGATGGGATTATGCCTCTAGAATTAATGATTGACACCCAACGTAAAAAAGGTGTTATGAAACTAAGTACGCTTAAAAAAATAGATCAATTAGAAGAATCAATTATAGATATCCCAGAATTATCTAGACCACTTTCTGTAGTGAGTTTAGTGAAATACTCTAAACAAGCGTATTATAACGGGAATCCAAAATACTACCAATTACCTACGTCGCAGGAAAGTAGTTTTATCTTGTCGTATGCTAAAAATTCTTCTAACGATACAAAAATGCTTAACAGTTTTGTAGACAGTACAGGACGTTATGCCCGTATTACCACCTTTATGAAAGATATTGGTACAGATAAAATGGAAGACATAGAAGACGAGCTACAAACTAAAATAAATAAATTATTTCCAGAAGACCGTTACAAAGTCACCATGACGGGTAAAGCATTAGTATTCCAAAAAGGAACAACGTATTTGGTTAAAAATTTAGCCATTTCGTTATCGTTAGCCATTATACTTATTTCCTTATTTATGGCGTATATGTTTAGGTCGTTTAAAATGATAATAATCTCATTACTTCCAAACTTATTACCTTTACTAGTAACTGCTGGTTTAATGGGGTATTTAGGTGTACCTTTAAAGCCATCGACCATTTTAGTTTTTAGTATTGCCTTTGGTATTTCTGTAGACGATACCATTCACTTTTTGGCAAAATATCGTCAAGAATTACAAGCTAGTAACTGGAAAATTAAGCGCTCGGTTTATGGAGCGTTACGCGAAACTGGAGTGAGTATGTTTTATACATCGACCGTTTTATTCTTCGGATTTTCGGTCTTTATGATTTCTAGTTTTGGAGGCACCGTAGCCTTAGGAGGTTTAGTATCTGTAACCCTTCTATTTGCGATGTTATCTAACTTATTGCTATTACCATCACTACTATTATCGTTAGAACGTAATATTGCTAATAAAACCGTATTAAGAGAACCAGCGATAAACATCATCCCTGAAGAAAGTGACGATGAAGAAGACGAAAACAATATCAACAATTAA